A single region of the Paramicrobacterium fandaimingii genome encodes:
- a CDS encoding GntR family transcriptional regulator, giving the protein MAEPFSAIDPELYEPPFEQLRAQLIDAVRSGRAAAGEKLPTVRGLATELHLAANTVAKAYRALEEDGLIETRGRSGSFVAAQGDATQQRLQRAAHDYAQLAHELKVDAASALDYARAALGIRP; this is encoded by the coding sequence GTGGCCGAGCCATTCTCAGCGATTGATCCGGAGCTGTACGAGCCGCCGTTCGAGCAGCTGCGCGCTCAGCTGATCGATGCCGTCAGAAGCGGGCGCGCCGCCGCAGGCGAGAAGCTGCCGACCGTGCGCGGGCTCGCCACAGAGCTCCATCTCGCGGCCAACACCGTTGCCAAGGCGTACCGCGCTCTCGAAGAAGACGGTCTCATCGAGACACGCGGCCGCAGCGGATCGTTCGTCGCGGCGCAGGGCGACGCCACACAGCAGCGCCTGCAGCGCGCCGCGCACGACTACGCCCAGCTTGCGCACGAGCTGAAGGTGGATGCCGCGAGCGCCCTCGACTACGCGCGGGCGGCCCTCGGCATCCGTCCCTGA
- a CDS encoding AMP-binding protein, with amino-acid sequence MFYSPFPDVEIPDLSVYDYLFGDLTNEDAARVALIDPATGAETTYGALKAQIDAFAGALAARGVDSDTVVGLLCPNVPVFATAFHGVLRLGAAVTSFNSLYTATEIESQIQDAAATWIITVSPLLAAAAEAAEARGIPADHVIVLDGADGHPNLRELLSEQRTPPVVTLDPATHLAVLPYSSGTTGTPKGVELSHRNLVANVEQSRVIIDLRDTDRVLAVLPFFHIYGMTVLLNLALRQRASLVTMPRFDLEEFLSNIQEHGCTYLFIAPPIAVALAKHPIVDNYDISTVHSVFSGAAPLDGETAELAGHRIHARVMQGYGLTETSPVTHAVPVARDDIPLSSMGVLLPNTVCKLVDTDSGGEITEFGADGETAPGELWIKGPQVMMGYLNKPDETAHAIDDDDFFHTGDVATASEGGWFSIVDRVKELIKYHGYQVPPAELEALLLGHPGIADVAVIGVKDDDGQEIPKAFVVPAADGNVTADDVMAYVAERVAPYKKIRRVEFIESIPKSSSGKILRKDLRTREGAATS; translated from the coding sequence GTGTTCTACAGCCCGTTCCCCGACGTGGAGATTCCCGATCTCAGCGTCTATGACTATCTCTTCGGTGACCTGACAAATGAGGATGCCGCCCGCGTTGCCCTCATTGATCCGGCCACCGGAGCCGAGACGACGTACGGGGCGCTGAAAGCCCAGATTGATGCGTTCGCCGGCGCTCTCGCTGCGCGCGGAGTCGACAGCGACACTGTTGTCGGGCTTCTGTGCCCGAACGTGCCGGTGTTTGCCACGGCATTTCATGGTGTGCTTCGTCTCGGCGCCGCGGTGACATCGTTCAATTCGCTGTACACGGCAACCGAGATCGAGAGTCAGATTCAGGATGCCGCGGCCACGTGGATCATCACTGTCAGCCCGCTGCTGGCCGCCGCAGCCGAGGCAGCTGAGGCCCGCGGCATCCCCGCCGATCACGTGATCGTGCTCGACGGCGCTGACGGTCACCCGAACCTGCGTGAGCTGCTCAGCGAGCAGCGCACCCCGCCTGTGGTCACCCTCGACCCAGCTACACACCTCGCCGTACTGCCGTACTCGTCGGGAACGACGGGAACCCCGAAGGGAGTGGAGCTCAGTCACCGCAACCTCGTCGCCAATGTCGAGCAGTCGCGGGTGATCATCGATCTGCGCGACACCGACCGGGTGCTCGCCGTTCTGCCGTTCTTCCACATCTACGGCATGACTGTGCTGCTCAACCTCGCGCTTCGGCAACGCGCAAGCCTCGTCACAATGCCGCGGTTCGACCTTGAGGAGTTTCTGTCGAACATTCAGGAGCACGGGTGTACGTATCTCTTCATTGCGCCGCCGATCGCGGTGGCTCTCGCGAAGCATCCGATCGTCGACAACTACGATATTTCGACGGTGCACTCGGTTTTCTCGGGGGCGGCGCCGCTTGACGGTGAAACGGCAGAACTCGCGGGGCACCGCATTCACGCCCGCGTCATGCAGGGCTACGGACTTACCGAGACGAGCCCCGTCACACACGCAGTGCCGGTGGCGCGTGACGATATTCCGCTGAGCTCAATGGGCGTACTGCTTCCAAACACGGTGTGCAAGCTTGTCGACACAGACAGCGGCGGTGAAATCACCGAATTCGGTGCCGACGGCGAGACGGCGCCTGGTGAGCTCTGGATCAAGGGGCCGCAAGTGATGATGGGGTACCTCAATAAGCCAGACGAGACGGCGCACGCCATTGACGACGACGACTTCTTCCACACCGGCGACGTCGCCACCGCGAGCGAGGGCGGATGGTTCTCCATCGTCGACCGCGTGAAGGAGCTCATCAAATACCACGGTTACCAGGTGCCTCCCGCAGAGCTCGAGGCGCTGCTGCTCGGGCACCCGGGAATTGCCGACGTTGCCGTCATCGGAGTGAAGGACGATGACGGCCAGGAGATTCCGAAGGCGTTCGTCGTGCCCGCTGCCGACGGGAACGTCACGGCTGACGATGTGATGGCCTACGTCGCCGAGCGGGTTGCTCCATACAAGAAGATTCGGCGCGTCGAGTTCATCGAGTCGATACCAAAGTCGAGTTCGGGAAAGATTCTGCGCAAAGACCTTCGTACTCGGGAGGGCGCTGCGACGTCGTAA
- a CDS encoding response regulator transcription factor produces the protein MTPFTVLVVDDDFAVAEIHKRFIESLAEFTVVAAAHSGSQALRQARSLRPNLIVLDLYLPDIGGLDVLAELRADDTTRDIDVIAVTAARDLDSVRRAKLGGAFRYLVKPFSAGMLRDALAEFARTRRQLDTQPRATIDQSSIDVFMHGGRVNLPQATLPKGIGKSTLEKVASALANEPDSASAAEIAETTGLSRVSARRYLEFLTEIGRATVTPRYGQAGRPELRYSAVR, from the coding sequence GTGACTCCGTTCACTGTGCTTGTCGTGGACGATGACTTCGCTGTTGCAGAAATTCACAAACGCTTTATCGAGTCGCTCGCCGAGTTCACCGTCGTCGCAGCAGCGCACTCGGGATCACAGGCGCTTCGCCAGGCGCGATCGCTGAGGCCCAACCTCATTGTGCTCGATCTGTACCTACCCGATATCGGAGGGCTCGACGTTCTCGCCGAATTGCGTGCGGACGACACGACACGAGACATCGACGTGATCGCCGTCACCGCAGCCCGCGATCTTGACAGTGTGCGAAGAGCCAAGCTGGGCGGTGCTTTCCGCTACCTAGTGAAGCCCTTCAGCGCGGGGATGCTGCGGGACGCGCTGGCTGAGTTCGCGCGCACAAGGCGCCAGCTCGATACGCAACCGCGTGCGACGATCGATCAGTCGTCAATCGACGTGTTCATGCACGGTGGGCGCGTGAATCTGCCGCAGGCGACGCTGCCAAAAGGGATCGGCAAGTCGACGCTCGAGAAGGTGGCTTCCGCCCTTGCCAATGAGCCGGACTCGGCATCCGCCGCTGAAATCGCTGAAACAACGGGTCTCTCGCGAGTGAGTGCGCGACGCTACCTTGAGTTTCTCACGGAGATTGGGCGTGCGACAGTGACTCCCCGTTACGGCCAGGCCGGTCGGCCGGAGCTGCGCTACTCGGCAGTGCGCTGA
- a CDS encoding ATP-binding protein, which translates to MTRPMSLRVQLLVLQVSIVLVTVVTAGVASSWFQERELREAYKNRMISVAESIASMPAILNAFDDEDPAETIQPIAEVIRQASNVTYVVVTDADGIRYSHPNESRIGKRVSTDPSVPLSGGMYVGTQTGTLGESWRVKVPVFHRDEVIGTVSVGMLESMLDEALVADTLQLVIVLSIAAGLGVLGSAWATRVIRRRIYSLEPEEIAALLETRDAMLHGIREGIVAVDDRQRIALINDEARRLLDLDDEHYVGRAAVDVLETAVLELVDEGDVDERLILAGHRVLIAHSDRVSVPSGPTASVLILRDHTHLHEMLRELEGVQSLAEGLRAQAHEFSNQLHVISGLIELGHTDEAVAIIERTNGGGTLNGDSAHPGIVDLEVGALLISLDARARERAIVLDIDPQSSLRDLSESMDARIDVLTVVGNLIENAFDACDLGGTVNVSIRDDSGCVVVVSDDGEGVPDELAQRIFDTGVSTKTSANGRRGIGLALVRRISRRRGGDVTVAAEPGGGSTFTAVLANVNTLAALQGSVS; encoded by the coding sequence ATGACTCGGCCAATGTCGCTACGAGTGCAGCTGCTTGTGCTGCAGGTGTCGATCGTGCTCGTCACCGTGGTGACGGCCGGCGTGGCATCGTCGTGGTTTCAAGAGCGAGAACTGCGCGAGGCTTATAAGAACCGCATGATCTCCGTTGCCGAGTCCATCGCGTCGATGCCTGCGATTCTCAATGCCTTCGACGACGAAGACCCGGCCGAGACGATTCAGCCGATCGCCGAGGTGATTCGTCAGGCATCGAACGTCACCTACGTCGTCGTGACGGATGCTGACGGCATCCGATACTCGCACCCCAACGAAAGCCGAATCGGCAAGCGGGTATCGACAGACCCGTCCGTTCCCCTGTCTGGTGGGATGTATGTCGGAACGCAGACGGGAACGCTGGGGGAGTCGTGGCGGGTGAAGGTGCCGGTGTTTCACCGCGACGAGGTGATCGGAACCGTCTCTGTCGGCATGCTTGAGTCGATGCTCGACGAGGCTCTCGTCGCCGATACCCTGCAGCTCGTGATCGTGCTCTCGATCGCGGCCGGGCTCGGTGTGCTCGGTTCGGCGTGGGCGACGCGGGTGATCAGACGACGTATCTACTCGCTCGAGCCGGAAGAGATCGCGGCGCTGCTCGAAACCAGGGACGCGATGCTTCACGGCATCCGCGAAGGGATCGTCGCCGTTGATGATCGGCAGCGCATCGCCCTCATCAACGATGAAGCGAGGCGCCTGCTCGATCTCGACGACGAACACTACGTTGGCAGGGCAGCCGTCGATGTGCTGGAAACCGCGGTGCTCGAACTTGTCGATGAGGGTGACGTCGACGAGCGACTCATCTTGGCCGGGCACCGTGTGCTGATCGCGCACAGCGACCGGGTCAGCGTGCCCAGCGGGCCGACGGCAAGCGTGCTCATTCTGCGCGACCATACGCACCTGCACGAGATGCTGCGAGAGCTTGAGGGCGTGCAGAGTCTGGCCGAGGGGCTGCGGGCACAGGCACACGAGTTCTCAAACCAGCTGCACGTGATCTCAGGGCTCATCGAGCTGGGTCACACAGACGAGGCCGTCGCAATCATCGAGCGCACAAACGGCGGCGGCACGTTGAACGGCGACAGCGCTCACCCGGGGATTGTCGATCTTGAAGTGGGCGCGCTGCTCATCTCGCTCGATGCCCGGGCGCGCGAACGGGCGATCGTACTCGACATCGATCCGCAGAGCTCGCTGCGCGACCTCTCGGAAAGCATGGATGCCCGCATCGACGTGTTGACGGTGGTCGGTAACCTCATTGAGAACGCATTTGACGCCTGCGACCTGGGCGGAACTGTGAACGTCAGCATCCGAGACGATTCGGGCTGTGTCGTTGTCGTGAGCGATGACGGCGAAGGTGTTCCCGATGAGTTGGCACAGCGCATCTTCGATACCGGAGTGTCGACAAAGACCTCGGCGAACGGTCGTCGAGGCATCGGGCTTGCGCTCGTTCGCCGAATTTCCCGCCGACGCGGTGGAGACGTCACCGTGGCCGCTGAGCCGGGCGGGGGCTCGACATTCACTGCCGTGCTCGCCAACGTGAACACGCTGGCGGCACTACAGGGGAGCGTCTCGTGA
- a CDS encoding tripartite tricarboxylate transporter TctB family protein, with translation MSVQHDGAPATEREPRTVAARPANTIGEIVFAVSCVAIGIVALVVASQIHVPPTANTVGPQVFPYIVGGALTLVGVATLIAVFFGARGEAEDSEDADAAKGTDWLTVAKLVVFFLAHAFLIDYIGWPFAAALLFFGAAWALGAKSLWRAAVAGVVLGILIELAFGVGLGLSLPAGPLLNWIPIFNG, from the coding sequence ATGTCTGTGCAGCACGATGGGGCTCCCGCTACAGAGCGGGAGCCCCGCACAGTCGCAGCACGGCCGGCCAACACGATCGGCGAGATCGTCTTCGCCGTGTCGTGCGTGGCGATCGGCATCGTCGCCCTCGTCGTCGCGAGTCAGATTCACGTGCCCCCGACAGCAAACACGGTCGGCCCGCAGGTGTTTCCGTACATCGTCGGAGGTGCTCTGACGCTTGTGGGAGTCGCGACGCTCATCGCCGTTTTCTTCGGCGCGCGGGGCGAAGCAGAAGACAGCGAGGATGCTGATGCGGCGAAGGGAACGGACTGGCTCACCGTTGCGAAGCTCGTCGTCTTCTTTCTCGCCCACGCATTTCTCATCGATTACATCGGCTGGCCGTTCGCCGCTGCGCTGCTCTTCTTCGGCGCGGCGTGGGCACTTGGGGCGAAGTCGCTCTGGCGTGCAGCCGTCGCCGGGGTGGTGCTCGGCATCCTGATCGAACTCGCCTTCGGCGTCGGTCTTGGGCTCTCGCTTCCGGCCGGGCCGCTTCTGAATTGGATACCGATCTTCAATGGATAG
- a CDS encoding Bug family tripartite tricarboxylate transporter substrate binding protein, with product MAHSRNRRRWGIGVTAITAVASLALTGCSAQAGGGGGDSADGPSSVDIIVPADPGGGWDQTGRTMQQVLTQEKIVDDAPVTNIGGAGGTVGLASLATEKNPYTLFVTGLVMVGAVETNESATRIEDTTPIAKLTEEALVVVVPADSKYKTLEDLVEDVVKNKKDVTITGGSAGGADHILAGQLLAAAGVAPEDTNSTLNYIANSGGGEAVTMLLGNNVSAGISGVAEFSEHIESGSLRALAVSSPERSELLPDTPTIVEAGYDVELTNWRGVLAPGDISDDERDALVDIVTQMYETGVWKDELEKKGWADAFMAGDEFDDFITADIESVTKTLKNIGLI from the coding sequence ATGGCACACAGCCGAAATCGACGTCGATGGGGTATCGGCGTCACAGCGATCACAGCAGTTGCGTCACTCGCACTCACGGGGTGCTCCGCGCAGGCGGGTGGGGGCGGAGGCGACTCAGCCGACGGCCCATCGAGTGTCGACATCATTGTTCCCGCTGACCCGGGTGGCGGCTGGGACCAGACCGGCCGCACCATGCAGCAGGTGCTGACCCAGGAGAAGATCGTCGACGACGCCCCGGTCACCAACATCGGAGGGGCGGGCGGAACTGTCGGGCTCGCCTCGCTTGCTACCGAGAAGAACCCCTACACGCTGTTCGTGACGGGGCTGGTCATGGTCGGCGCGGTTGAAACGAACGAATCGGCGACGCGCATCGAAGACACGACGCCCATCGCGAAGCTCACCGAAGAGGCACTCGTCGTCGTCGTTCCCGCTGACTCGAAGTACAAGACACTCGAAGATCTCGTCGAAGACGTCGTGAAGAACAAGAAGGATGTCACGATTACCGGCGGATCGGCCGGCGGTGCCGATCATATTCTGGCCGGCCAGCTGCTCGCCGCCGCGGGTGTCGCTCCGGAAGACACCAACTCAACGCTCAACTACATCGCCAACTCCGGTGGCGGAGAGGCTGTGACGATGCTTCTCGGCAACAACGTCTCGGCCGGAATCTCTGGCGTTGCCGAGTTCTCTGAGCACATCGAGTCAGGCAGTCTGCGTGCACTCGCCGTTTCGTCCCCCGAGCGTTCAGAGTTGCTTCCCGACACCCCGACGATCGTCGAGGCCGGCTACGACGTCGAGCTGACAAACTGGCGCGGAGTCCTCGCTCCAGGAGACATTTCCGACGACGAACGCGACGCCCTTGTCGACATCGTGACGCAGATGTACGAAACGGGCGTCTGGAAAGACGAGCTCGAGAAGAAGGGCTGGGCCGACGCGTTCATGGCTGGCGACGAGTTCGATGATTTCATCACAGCTGACATCGAGTCTGTCACCAAGACGCTCAAGAACATTGGGCTGATCTAG
- a CDS encoding dihydrofolate reductase family protein — protein MTTHYYTASSLDGFIATPENSLDWLLKQDIDLEGPMAYPAFIDSMGAIAMGATTYESIHAEEDDDGWPYTRPTWVFTHRALPVTEGADVRIVQGDVRPVHAEMTAAVPGKDLWVMGGGELAGQFADAGLLDEVWVQYAPVTLGAGAPLLPRALDLEIIDVVRNRAFTCGRYRVRGAL, from the coding sequence ATGACTACCCACTACTACACGGCATCGAGCCTTGACGGGTTTATCGCGACTCCCGAGAACTCACTTGACTGGCTGCTGAAACAAGATATCGATCTCGAGGGCCCGATGGCGTACCCCGCGTTCATCGACAGCATGGGCGCCATCGCCATGGGCGCGACGACGTACGAGTCGATTCACGCTGAAGAAGACGACGACGGATGGCCCTACACGCGGCCGACGTGGGTCTTCACGCATCGGGCTCTTCCGGTGACAGAGGGTGCCGATGTGCGCATTGTTCAGGGCGATGTTCGTCCCGTGCACGCCGAGATGACGGCTGCCGTGCCGGGCAAAGACCTCTGGGTCATGGGCGGAGGCGAACTCGCTGGGCAGTTCGCCGATGCGGGTCTTCTGGACGAAGTCTGGGTGCAGTATGCGCCTGTCACACTTGGCGCGGGCGCTCCGCTTCTGCCTCGAGCCCTCGACCTCGAGATCATCGATGTCGTGCGCAATCGTGCATTCACCTGCGGTCGGTATCGCGTGCGCGGGGCTCTCTAA
- a CDS encoding tripartite tricarboxylate transporter permease has product MDSIDLLLNGFATALQPQYLLFALLGVLVGTAVGVLPGIGPAMTVALLLPLTYTLDPTAAMIAFAGIYYGGMYGGSTTSILLNTPGESASIVTALEGHKMAKLGRGAAALATAAIGSFIAGTLATIALTFVAPFLADWAVSLRPNDYFALMIVAFVTVGALLGSSPMRGIISLMGGLLLGLVGTDVTSGQQRFTFGAPVLADGVSVVIVAVALFAVGETLYVASRLRRGPVSVVPITSGWRTWMSRDDWKRSWKPWLRGSAIGFPIGTVPAGGADVATFLSYAAERKLSKRKDQFGKGAIEGVAGPEAANNAAAAGVLVPLLTLGLPTTATAAIMISALQTYGIRPGPLLFDSQPALVWALIASLYIGNLVLVVLNLPLVGMWVKLLQIPRHYLYAGILVFAGFGAYANKFNYREVIILLVLGVAGFFMRRYGYPVAPLVIGMILGPMAEEQLRKSLMISQGDPIYLVTSPFAIGAYAFLLLVMIAGLWLRHRQSKLEARLAAEDLATREREAISVDAQVTEGSHRSGPQEE; this is encoded by the coding sequence ATGGATAGCATCGACCTTCTGCTGAACGGGTTCGCGACAGCCCTTCAGCCTCAGTACCTACTGTTCGCGCTGCTCGGAGTGCTCGTGGGAACCGCCGTCGGCGTGTTGCCCGGCATTGGCCCGGCCATGACGGTTGCGCTGCTGCTTCCCCTCACGTACACGCTCGACCCGACGGCGGCGATGATCGCGTTCGCGGGCATCTATTACGGCGGCATGTACGGAGGCTCGACGACGTCAATTCTGCTGAATACCCCGGGCGAATCAGCATCGATTGTGACGGCGCTCGAGGGTCATAAGATGGCAAAGCTCGGGCGAGGGGCCGCCGCTCTCGCGACGGCGGCAATCGGATCGTTCATCGCGGGAACCCTCGCGACGATCGCCCTCACGTTTGTTGCACCTTTTCTCGCTGATTGGGCCGTCTCGTTGAGGCCAAACGACTACTTCGCACTCATGATCGTCGCCTTTGTCACGGTTGGTGCGCTTCTCGGGTCGTCGCCGATGCGCGGCATCATCTCGCTCATGGGCGGACTGCTGCTCGGGCTCGTCGGCACCGACGTGACGAGCGGCCAGCAGCGGTTCACTTTCGGCGCTCCCGTGCTCGCAGACGGGGTGTCTGTCGTGATCGTTGCCGTCGCGCTCTTCGCCGTGGGCGAGACGCTGTACGTCGCATCGCGGCTGCGTCGCGGCCCCGTCTCTGTGGTTCCGATCACGAGCGGCTGGCGCACCTGGATGTCACGTGACGACTGGAAGCGGTCGTGGAAGCCGTGGCTTCGCGGATCGGCTATCGGGTTTCCGATCGGCACTGTTCCAGCGGGTGGCGCCGACGTCGCGACGTTCCTGTCGTATGCGGCGGAGCGCAAGCTCTCGAAGCGCAAGGATCAGTTCGGTAAGGGTGCGATCGAGGGCGTCGCCGGGCCGGAGGCGGCGAACAATGCAGCTGCTGCCGGCGTGCTCGTGCCTCTTCTGACGCTCGGGCTGCCAACGACAGCCACGGCCGCAATCATGATCTCGGCACTGCAGACCTACGGCATCCGCCCTGGCCCCCTGCTGTTCGACAGCCAGCCTGCGCTGGTGTGGGCGCTCATCGCGAGCCTGTACATCGGCAACCTCGTGCTCGTCGTGCTCAACCTGCCGCTCGTGGGAATGTGGGTGAAGCTGCTGCAGATTCCGCGGCACTACCTCTATGCGGGCATCCTGGTGTTCGCCGGGTTTGGTGCCTACGCGAACAAATTTAACTACCGCGAAGTCATCATTCTGCTCGTGCTCGGCGTTGCCGGCTTCTTCATGCGCCGCTACGGCTACCCCGTCGCGCCGCTGGTGATCGGCATGATCCTCGGTCCGATGGCAGAGGAGCAACTGCGCAAGTCACTCATGATCAGTCAGGGCGACCCGATCTACCTTGTCACGAGTCCGTTCGCGATCGGCGCGTACGCGTTCCTGCTTCTCGTGATGATCGCCGGCCTGTGGCTGCGTCATCGCCAGTCAAAGCTCGAGGCTCGTCTCGCAGCAGAAGATCTGGCCACCAGGGAACGCGAGGCGATCTCGGTTGACGCGCAGGTCACCGAGGGGTCACACCGTTCCGGCCCCCAGGAGGAGTGA
- a CDS encoding MIP/aquaporin family protein encodes MSDITPLRGALRHGSGLKRLNGTWGEVLAEFLGTFVLIAFGDGVVAMAVAGLPGSGRTEDPTSFFLGAGDWLLIGWGWAFAVAFGVYVAGGVSGAHINPAVTLAFAVRRKFPWKKVVPYIVAQVVGAFVGAALVYLLYFDAINAFNEAMGVARTDPDGNITFSIFATFPAPYFDGNMWIPLADQIVGTAFLVMFVAAIIDMRNAAVKAGLGPLLIGLAVAAIGMSFGANAGYAINPARDFGPRLFAWMAGWGDVALPGTVDGSFSAYFWVPIVGPLIGGVVGVLLYDLFIGDILHSRDLVNKAEPAGRTRN; translated from the coding sequence ATGAGTGACATCACACCTCTGCGCGGTGCGCTGCGACACGGCAGCGGCCTGAAGCGCCTGAACGGCACGTGGGGGGAGGTGCTCGCGGAATTTCTCGGAACATTTGTTCTGATCGCTTTCGGGGACGGAGTCGTCGCCATGGCTGTCGCCGGTTTGCCGGGTTCTGGGCGCACCGAAGACCCAACATCGTTTTTTCTCGGTGCGGGTGACTGGCTGCTGATCGGCTGGGGATGGGCGTTCGCTGTGGCGTTCGGCGTCTACGTCGCCGGGGGAGTGAGCGGCGCCCACATCAACCCCGCGGTGACGCTGGCGTTTGCTGTGCGACGCAAGTTTCCGTGGAAGAAGGTCGTGCCGTACATCGTTGCCCAGGTTGTCGGGGCGTTCGTCGGTGCGGCGCTGGTGTACCTGTTGTACTTCGATGCGATCAATGCGTTCAACGAGGCCATGGGCGTCGCCCGAACGGATCCAGACGGGAACATCACGTTCTCAATCTTCGCGACATTCCCTGCGCCCTATTTCGACGGCAACATGTGGATTCCGCTTGCCGACCAGATCGTGGGCACAGCATTCCTCGTGATGTTCGTTGCGGCAATCATCGACATGCGCAATGCTGCTGTGAAAGCGGGGCTTGGCCCGCTTCTGATCGGCCTCGCCGTAGCGGCGATCGGTATGTCGTTCGGTGCAAACGCCGGGTATGCCATCAACCCAGCCCGTGACTTCGGGCCGCGGCTGTTCGCATGGATGGCAGGCTGGGGTGACGTCGCCCTACCCGGTACCGTCGATGGCTCATTCAGCGCCTACTTCTGGGTGCCGATCGTCGGGCCGCTCATCGGCGGTGTTGTCGGTGTGCTTCTCTACGACCTCTTTATCGGTGACATCCTCCACTCGCGCGACCTCGTGAACAAGGCCGAGCCAGCAGGGCGAACGCGCAACTGA
- a CDS encoding DUF4440 domain-containing protein, with protein MRASREWLRQIQHAEIALQSPEVRGDAARVDALLHDDFAEIGRSGRLWTRDEILAMLADETRGESPQTAEWQFTELAPHNVLVTYAIVREGDVFSRHSSIWDLSSSEPRLRFHQGTRVAEH; from the coding sequence ATGCGGGCATCTCGCGAATGGTTGAGGCAAATACAGCATGCCGAGATAGCACTGCAATCGCCGGAAGTGCGCGGCGACGCTGCCCGGGTAGACGCCCTGCTGCACGATGACTTTGCCGAGATCGGGCGCTCGGGTCGGCTGTGGACGCGCGACGAGATTCTCGCCATGCTCGCTGACGAAACGCGCGGTGAATCGCCGCAGACCGCTGAATGGCAGTTCACAGAGCTTGCGCCACACAACGTGCTCGTGACATACGCCATTGTGCGGGAAGGCGACGTCTTCAGCCGGCACTCGTCAATCTGGGATCTCAGCTCAAGCGAGCCGCGTCTGCGATTCCACCAGGGAACCCGGGTAGCCGAACACTGA